CGCGCATGTTCAACCCGCTGATTGCGCTGCTGCGCCCCGTCAGCCCGCTGGCCTGGCTGCCCATCGGCCTGCTGCTGTTCCAGAAAGCGGAGCCGGCCTCCAGCTGGACCATTTTCATCTGCTCCATCTGGCCGATGGTGATCAACACCGCCGAAGGGGTGCGCCGGATCCCGCAGGATTACCTTAACGTTGCCCGCGTGCTGCAGCTTTCCGAATGGACCATCCTGCGCCGCATTCTTTTCCCGGCGGTATTGCCTGCGGTACTGACCGGGGTGCGTCTGTCGATAGGGATCGCCTGGCTGGTGATCGTCGCCGCCGAAATGCTGACCGGTGGCGTCGGGATCGGCTTCTGGATCTGGAACGAGTGGAACAACCTCAACGTTGAAAACATTCTCATCGCCATCGTCATCATTGGTGTGGTCGGGCTGATGCTGGAGCAGGGGCTGATGCTGATCGCCCGCCGTTTTAGCTGGCAGGAAAAATAAGGAGTGACTATGAAACCGTTAATTCAGGTGCAGGCCGTGAGCCAGCGTTTTTCCACCGCCAGCGGTGAGTTTCTGGCGCTGCAAAACGTCTCGTTTGATATCCATGAAGGGGAAACCGTCAGCCTGATTGGTCACTCCGGGTGCGGTAAATCCACGCTGCTGAACCTTATCGCCGGGATCGCATTGCCGACGGAGGGCGGGATTATCTGCGATAACCGTGAAATCGCCGGGCCGGGGCCAGAGCGGGCGGTGGTGTTTCAGAACCATTCGCTGCTGCCGTGGCTCACCTGCTTCGACAACGTGGCGCTGGCGGTGGACCAGGTGTTTCGCCGCACCATGAGTAAGGCCGAGCGCAGGGAGTGGATCGAACACAATCTCGATCGCGTGCAGATGGGCCATGCGCTGCACAAGCGTCCGTCGGAGATCTCCGGTGGGATGAAACAGCGCGTCGGCATCGCCCGCGCGCTGGCGATGAAGCCCAAAGTGTTGCTGATGGATGAGCCTTTCGGCGCGCTGGATGCCCTGACCCGCGCGCACCTTCAGGACTCGGTGATGAAAATTCAGCAGGCGCTGAACACCACCATCGTGCTTATCACCCATGATGTCGACGAGGCGGTGCTGCTCTCTGACCGTGTGCTGATGATGACCAACGGCCCGGCGGCCACCGTCGGGGAGATCCTCCAGGTTGACCTGCCGCGTCCGCGAAACCGGGTGCAGCTGGCTGACGACAGCCGCTATCACCACATGCGCCAGCAGATCCTGCATTTCCTCTATGAAAAACAGCCTAAGGCGGCGTAACGAGGAGGCCACGATGCGACTGGTGATTATCGGTAATGGAATGGCAGCAACGCGGCTGATTGCCTCCCTGACCGAGCGCGCGCCCGGTCGCTTTGCCATCACGGTCATTGGCGACGAGCCTGAACACGCCTACAACCGCATCCAGCTTTCGCCGGTGCTTGGCGGGGAAAAACAGGCGGCGACCCTTCGCCTGCAGGACGATGACTGGTATCGCCAGCGCGGCGTCACCGTCCTCAGAGGGGAAAAGGCAATTGCAGTGGACAGGGTGCGGCGGGAAGTGCACACCCGGCACCAGACCCTGCGTTGGGATGAACTGGTCTTTGCCACCGGATCACAGCCCATTGTTCCGCCGATACCCGGGCTTGAGGCACCGCACGTCTTCACGTTTCGCACCCTAGAGGATACCCGCGCGATTCTCGCCACGGACGGTCCTTCGGTGGTGTTGGGCGGCGGCGTGCTGGGCGTCGAGGCGGCTGCCGCGCTGGCGCGAACCGGTGACAACGTCACGCTGGTGCATCGCGGGCCGTGGCTGATGGATCAGCAGCTTGACCAGCAGGCAGGGCTGTTGCTGGAAGAGGCGCTGGCGGCGCGCGGCGTTCGCTGCGAACTCTCAACCGGGATCGTAGCCGTGGCGACCGACTCGGTCACGTTGCTTAACCAGCGGCGACTTGATGCCGCTCGCGTTGTTCTCGCTACCGGCGTTCAGCCCGACGTCGCCCTGGCAAAGGCCAGCGGTCTGCGCTGCGCCCGGGGCATTGTGGTTAACCATCAGATGCAAACCTCCGTCCCGCAGGTGAGCGCCATAGGCGAATGCTGCGAAATTGACGGGCAGACGTTTGGCCTGGTCGCCCCCTGTCTTGCCCAGGCGGATATCCTCGCCGCCCGGCTTGCCGGAGAGGTGGCGTCACCCTTTGCGCTGACCGACGGCGGCATGCGTCTCAAGGTTACCGGCGTGGAGTTGTTCACCGCCGGACGCGCGGCCATGCAGCCTGACGATGTGGTCTGGAGCACGTGGGACCCGCTGACCCGGCACTACCGGCGTTTACTGATCCATCGCGGCGCGCTGGCAGGGGTGCTGCTGATGGGGGACTGCCGCAGCGCGGCGACATTTACCGATTTACTGGCTACGGCTGCTCCCGCACGCGTGGACTGGCTGTTCG
This region of Enterobacter cancerogenus genomic DNA includes:
- the ntrB gene encoding nitrate ABC transporter permease, with amino-acid sequence MSHLQNTQPQETPVSAEVIALPPVPVRRRGPGFTRRMNDLLQRIIPAFLGLGLMVVLWQLAAINSKGFPTPLSTLDSALTLFADPFYRDGPNDMGIGWNVLASLQRVAVGFGLAAIAGIPLGFLIGRFTFFSRMFNPLIALLRPVSPLAWLPIGLLLFQKAEPASSWTIFICSIWPMVINTAEGVRRIPQDYLNVARVLQLSEWTILRRILFPAVLPAVLTGVRLSIGIAWLVIVAAEMLTGGVGIGFWIWNEWNNLNVENILIAIVIIGVVGLMLEQGLMLIARRFSWQEK
- a CDS encoding ABC transporter ATP-binding protein, encoding MKPLIQVQAVSQRFSTASGEFLALQNVSFDIHEGETVSLIGHSGCGKSTLLNLIAGIALPTEGGIICDNREIAGPGPERAVVFQNHSLLPWLTCFDNVALAVDQVFRRTMSKAERREWIEHNLDRVQMGHALHKRPSEISGGMKQRVGIARALAMKPKVLLMDEPFGALDALTRAHLQDSVMKIQQALNTTIVLITHDVDEAVLLSDRVLMMTNGPAATVGEILQVDLPRPRNRVQLADDSRYHHMRQQILHFLYEKQPKAA